One segment of Fusobacterium russii ATCC 25533 DNA contains the following:
- the rfbD gene encoding dTDP-4-dehydrorhamnose reductase, which translates to MILLLGANGQLGTSFKELFNKLGLDFIAIDKNELDITKKDITRKLILDTHKFKNINTIINCAAYNDVDKAEEDSEECFKLNMEVPVNLALIAMEIGANFITYSTDFVFNGQIQDYLYNNSIGFSEEDELMPLSNYAQSKFEGESLIMEAYENTESSSKVYIIRTSWLFGKGNNFIEKIIQASKNQNEIFVVDDQISSPTYAKDLADFSWKLINKNAESGIYHFTNDGIVSKFDFAKYILEKISWQGTLSPIKTDETLSVAKRPKFSKLNCKKIKEKLAETIPHWKDAVDRYFKEVRE; encoded by the coding sequence ATGATATTATTATTAGGGGCCAATGGCCAACTTGGTACAAGCTTTAAAGAGTTATTTAATAAATTGGGTTTAGATTTTATTGCTATTGATAAAAATGAACTGGACATAACTAAAAAAGATATAACTAGAAAGCTTATATTAGATACTCATAAATTTAAAAATATCAATACAATAATTAATTGTGCTGCATATAATGATGTAGATAAAGCTGAAGAAGATAGTGAAGAATGTTTTAAGTTAAATATGGAAGTTCCCGTTAATTTAGCATTGATTGCTATGGAAATAGGAGCAAATTTTATTACATACTCCACTGACTTTGTTTTTAATGGGCAAATACAAGACTATTTATATAATAATAGCATTGGTTTTTCAGAAGAAGATGAACTTATGCCACTTTCAAATTATGCCCAGTCAAAATTTGAAGGTGAAAGTTTAATTATGGAGGCTTATGAAAACACAGAAAGTAGCTCTAAAGTCTATATAATTAGAACTTCTTGGTTATTTGGGAAGGGGAATAATTTTATAGAGAAAATAATTCAAGCTAGTAAAAATCAAAATGAGATTTTTGTAGTTGATGATCAGATTTCATCACCTACATATGCAAAAGATTTAGCTGATTTTAGCTGGAAACTTATAAATAAAAATGCAGAATCAGGTATATACCATTTTACTAATGATGGTATAGTGTCAAAATTCGACTTTGCAAAATATATTTTAGAAAAAATTTCTTGGCAGGGAACTTTAAGTCCTATAAAAACAGATGAAACTTTATCTGTTGCCAAAAGACCTAAATTCAGTAAACTAAATTGTAAAAAAATAAAGGAAAAATTAGCTGAAACAATTCCACATTGGAAAGATGCAGTTGACAGGTATTTTAAGGAAGTTCGTGAATAA
- a CDS encoding LicD family protein encodes MSKLRELQILEIEILKFVVSICEKYKLLYWLDGGTLLGAVRHQGFIPWDDDIDIAMDRESYEKFQKIYRTYYKDAPYELIFHRRNRFIKIISKNIFVLSSRNQKVRIWIDIFPFDYYPKKGIIPFIDRYFIELRKEKRGRKINTYINNLLISLRGKLSREIIRREKFKNLFVSKRRDKFIGRAFESDYKIFIKETSEIFPLKKLSFEGREYNVPNNTDLFLKELYGDYMIPDSSFQYKHLEVKDIIIE; translated from the coding sequence ATGAGTAAATTAAGAGAGTTACAAATTTTAGAAATAGAAATTTTAAAGTTTGTCGTTTCAATATGTGAAAAATATAAACTATTATACTGGCTAGATGGAGGAACTTTACTTGGAGCTGTTCGTCATCAAGGGTTTATACCTTGGGATGATGATATTGATATCGCTATGGATAGAGAAAGTTATGAAAAATTCCAGAAAATATATAGAACTTATTATAAAGATGCTCCTTACGAACTTATATTCCATAGAAGAAATAGATTTATAAAAATAATTAGTAAAAATATATTTGTTTTATCTTCAAGAAATCAAAAAGTAAGAATATGGATTGATATTTTTCCTTTTGATTATTACCCTAAAAAAGGGATAATTCCTTTCATAGACAGATATTTTATAGAATTAAGAAAAGAGAAAAGGGGAAGAAAAATAAATACCTATATAAATAATTTACTTATTTCTTTAAGAGGAAAACTATCGAGAGAAATTATAAGGAGAGAAAAATTTAAAAATTTATTTGTTTCAAAAAGAAGAGATAAATTTATAGGGAGAGCTTTTGAATCGGATTATAAAATTTTTATAAAAGAAACATCTGAAATTTTTCCATTAAAAAAACTTAGTTTTGAGGGTAGAGAATATAATGTTCCTAACAACACAGATCTTTTTTTAAAAGAGTTATACGGGGATTATATGATACCTGATTCGAGTTTTCAATATAAACATTTAGAAGTAAAAGACATAATTATTGAGTAA
- a CDS encoding CTP--phosphocholine cytidylyltransferase, translating to MNAIILSAGMGTRLKPLTDNTPKPLIKVNGKPIIETSIEYLINKGIKEIIIVVGYKKEKFYYLVKKYLNEAKIILIFNEKYKEYNNIYSLYLIRNFLKDSFILEGDIFLTKNIFKNLISSTYFAKKLDYKNDEWQLKLENEKVKAIDINGGINNYILSGVSYFIEEDSKKISKYAETYIKDEKKLKNYFWDHIIQENIHDFDIAVEKLKSTDIYEIDSLEDLKKIDKSYADIIDTNI from the coding sequence ATGAATGCAATTATTTTATCAGCTGGGATGGGTACTAGATTAAAACCTTTAACAGACAATACTCCAAAGCCTCTAATAAAAGTTAATGGAAAACCGATTATAGAAACAAGTATTGAATATCTAATAAATAAAGGAATAAAAGAAATTATAATTGTGGTAGGCTATAAAAAAGAAAAATTTTATTATCTAGTTAAAAAATATTTGAATGAAGCTAAAATTATTCTTATTTTTAATGAAAAATATAAAGAATATAACAATATTTATTCTTTATATTTAATAAGAAATTTTTTAAAGGATTCTTTTATTCTTGAAGGAGATATTTTCTTGACTAAAAACATATTTAAGAATTTAATTTCTTCTACTTACTTTGCAAAAAAATTAGATTACAAAAATGATGAATGGCAACTTAAACTTGAAAATGAAAAAGTTAAAGCCATTGATATTAATGGTGGAATAAATAACTATATATTATCTGGAGTTTCATATTTTATAGAAGAGGATTCAAAGAAAATATCTAAATACGCTGAAACATATATAAAAGATGAAAAAAAGCTTAAAAATTATTTCTGGGATCATATCATTCAAGAGAATATTCATGATTTTGATATTGCTGTTGAAAAGCTCAAATCAACTGATATATATGAGATAGACAGTCTTGAAGATTTAAAGAAAATTGATAAGTCTTATGCAGATATAATTGACACAAATATATAG
- a CDS encoding O-antigen ligase family protein translates to MNRFKDIDIEKIINFLGIVFLFFLSRRGGDTKDKIAVLIMFFILLWSIRLKYHDKYILYKKEIILGFLYVILVSISFFFSDSKGESRFYVYTHATIFSLGFLLICLNYKLNKKYIKYILPILLFTSFPSIIYGLKDIFIHYNTLESYRISGSSYPTIYALEIGIYFIIGIFSLIYYKNKYLKFLLFMYTLVVVILILKTQSRNTFLMLPISLVFISFIKNFKKGLIIFGGFIFFSFLILKNPIQINAINRINSSITSIEKIKKDERYILFKEGIELSKKNIIKGEGFFKYKGRDAALNPSGEYIHFHNIFIETAVTQGLVTLLIYILFLLTLFYKLIRNYFLENDELKKTIKLMTITIFIFSHLYGLAEPIFYFEKIYQLIFVIITLSIIIDVPNVKNQTL, encoded by the coding sequence ATGAATAGATTTAAAGATATAGATATAGAAAAGATAATAAATTTTTTAGGAATAGTCTTTCTTTTCTTTTTGTCACGAAGAGGTGGAGATACTAAAGATAAAATAGCTGTTCTTATAATGTTTTTTATTTTACTATGGTCTATAAGGTTGAAATACCATGATAAGTATATTTTATATAAAAAAGAGATTATCTTAGGTTTTCTATATGTTATTCTGGTAAGTATTTCATTTTTCTTTTCTGATTCAAAAGGCGAATCAAGATTTTATGTATATACACATGCAACTATATTCAGTTTGGGATTTCTCCTTATTTGTTTAAATTATAAGTTAAATAAAAAATATATAAAGTATATTCTTCCTATTTTACTCTTTACATCTTTTCCTTCAATAATATATGGACTAAAGGATATTTTCATACATTATAATACCTTAGAAAGCTATAGAATATCAGGAAGTTCCTATCCTACAATTTATGCATTAGAAATTGGCATATATTTTATAATAGGTATTTTTTCCTTAATATATTATAAAAATAAATATTTAAAGTTTTTATTATTTATGTATACTTTAGTTGTTGTTATCTTAATTTTAAAAACTCAGTCGAGAAATACATTTTTAATGCTTCCAATAAGTTTAGTATTTATTTCATTTATTAAAAATTTTAAAAAGGGTTTAATTATATTTGGAGGATTCATTTTTTTTAGCTTTTTGATATTAAAAAATCCAATTCAAATTAATGCAATAAATAGAATAAATAGTAGTATTACCTCAATAGAAAAAATAAAAAAAGATGAAAGATATATATTATTTAAAGAGGGTATAGAATTAAGTAAAAAAAATATAATAAAAGGTGAAGGCTTCTTTAAATATAAAGGAAGAGATGCAGCCCTAAATCCTTCAGGAGAGTACATCCATTTTCATAATATATTTATTGAAACTGCTGTCACACAGGGTTTGGTAACACTATTAATTTATATTTTGTTTCTATTAACTTTATTCTATAAGTTAATTAGAAATTATTTTTTAGAAAATGATGAACTGAAAAAAACTATAAAATTGATGACAATTACAATATTCATATTTTCGCATTTGTATGGTTTAGCTGAGCCTATTTTTTATTTTGAAAAAATTTATCAATTAATCTTTGTAATAATCACACTTAGTATAATAATTGATGTGCCAAATGTTAAAAATCAAACTTTATAA
- a CDS encoding LPS biosynthesis protein: protein MKKLKKLDYKGYRLYYFDEYYSEIGKKILDNDFIELKKIKNTKRNYVSLIEVDKVKFIYKEPRNEFRIPQRQIMSFFKNGEALNTLINVNKLIFELNIKEYVQPFLAIVKRRKNFIIFSAILFEYVEERRELNNLELDSLIKKMQEIHRLGYYHGDFNPTNFLVDKDDNIRILDTQAKKIGLTNYRAYYDMLTMQENYLEMKYPYKKNFSYYFALSVKKFKRLKWVSWIKKKKKELRDKGWKI from the coding sequence ATGAAAAAATTAAAAAAATTGGATTATAAAGGATACAGGCTCTATTACTTTGATGAATATTATTCTGAAATTGGGAAAAAGATTTTAGATAATGATTTCATAGAATTAAAAAAAATTAAGAATACAAAGCGGAATTATGTTTCACTAATTGAAGTAGATAAAGTTAAATTTATCTATAAAGAGCCACGAAATGAATTTAGAATTCCACAAAGACAAATTATGAGTTTCTTTAAAAATGGTGAAGCCTTAAATACTTTAATAAATGTTAATAAGTTAATTTTTGAATTAAATATAAAAGAATATGTACAGCCTTTTTTAGCTATTGTTAAAAGAAGGAAAAATTTTATAATTTTTTCTGCAATTTTATTTGAATATGTTGAAGAGAGAAGGGAACTGAATAATTTAGAATTGGATAGTCTTATAAAAAAGATGCAGGAGATACATAGACTAGGATATTATCATGGAGATTTTAATCCAACAAATTTTTTAGTGGACAAGGATGACAATATTAGAATTTTAGATACTCAGGCTAAAAAAATTGGTTTAACAAATTATAGGGCTTATTATGATATGTTGACAATGCAGGAAAATTATCTTGAGATGAAATATCCATATAAGAAAAATTTTTCTTACTATTTTGCTTTATCAGTTAAAAAATTTAAAAGACTAAAGTGGGTCAGTTGGATAAAAAAGAAAAAAAAGGAATTGAGGGATAAAGGATGGAAAATATGA